From a single Solanum dulcamara chromosome 4, daSolDulc1.2, whole genome shotgun sequence genomic region:
- the LOC129884835 gene encoding short-chain dehydrogenase reductase 3b-like, with amino-acid sequence MANKLRLEGKVAVITGAASGIGEASARLFVQHGACVVIADIQDELGLQVVASIGTDKATYRHCDVTDEKQVEDTVAYAVEKYGTLDVMFSNVGTLHFCSVLDMNVTTFDETMVINARGSALAVKHAARVMVAKKIRGSIICTASLEGILAGAASLAYVASKHAVVGIVKAAARELGPHGIRVNGVSPYGIATPLVCKAYGLDMAPLEAAICGNAHLKGVTLSTMHVAQAALFLASDESAYISGQNLAVDGGLSSILKLE; translated from the coding sequence GTTGGAGGGTAAAGTGGCTGTAATTACGGGTGCTGCAAGTGGCATTGGTGAAGCAAGTGCAAGATTATTCGTCCAACATGGTGCTTGTGTGGTCATCGCTGATATTCAAGATGAACTCGGTCTACAAGTAGTGGCGTCCATCGGAACAGACAAGGCCACCTACCGTCACTGCGACGTCACAGATGAGAAACAGGTAGAGGATACCGTAGCCTACGCGGTCGAGAAATACGGTACTCTCGACGTCATGTTTAGTAATGTTGGGACGTTGCACTTCTGCAGCGTCCTCGACATGAACGTGACGACCTTCGATGAGACCATGGTCATCAACGCTCGAGGATCCGCGTTAGCCGTTAAGCATGCGGCTAGAGTCATGGTTGCTAAGAAAATCCGCGGATCCATTATATGCACCGCGAGTTTAGAGGGTATCCTAGCGGGGGCTGCTTCCTTAGCCTACGTAGCGTCAAAGCATGCAGTCGTAGGCATTGTGAAAGCGGCGGCACGTGAGCTAGGTCCGCACGGGATCAGGGTGAATGGGGTGTCGCCTTATGGCATAGCGACGCCCCTGGTGTGCAAAGCCTACGGGTTGGACATGGCTCCACTGGAAGCAGCAATATGTGGAAATGCTCACTTGAAAGGTGTTACGTTGAGCACGATGCATGTAGCACAAGCAGCACTTTTCTTGGCGTCCGATGAATCCGCTTACATAAGTGGTCAAAATTTGGCTGTTGATGGTGGTCTTAGTTCTATTTTGAAGTTAGAATAA